Below is a window of Ischnura elegans chromosome 1, ioIscEleg1.1, whole genome shotgun sequence DNA.
GgcataatcaaaatatttccaaaaattcatcttcaaCTTCTATAGCGACATTAAATACtgctttaaaattcgtatttaTTCCGGCGACTAGCTACTATTataatttaccataaaatttttatcacccAGTTATTTTAACCTTTGGGTATATTTAGCAATTTCAAGAGAGCGGGAAATTAATGTATATTGCCTTTAAGACTCACATAAAGTTCAAGTACCAACGTGAACGACTCAATTCGTATACTAGAATAAACATTTAATGCTGACTCTGAAGTAGCAAAACAGATGTCAAATAAGGCTTGATAACTCATTCATCGATCAACAAAAACTGGTATCGATCACGTTTGTTACCCACGTCGCGTCGCGTCGCCCGTGAACATTAGAAATGTCACGAAATAGCATATCCAGGCAAATCTACCCCGATGCGACGGAGTATTTCCGGGGGTTTCAGTTAGGCTAGCTGACCTACCCCAATGGGTGGCTATCACTGCGACATTTCCACTGGAACTCCTGAATGGAGTAAAATCCACCGGGACCTTCAATGAATCTCGCGCAGCAGGCTGTAACCTCGGTTCTTAGTCTGAAATAGATGCTGGAAATCATCTCAAAGGTCGTCATTGGATGTGAAGTATAGGTgcccaggagagagagagagaggagtatAAAATAAGACTGATACGGCACGTGGGTCAAGGGCTTCCACTTGAAAAATTTTAGTCAATGATTTCCCCAGCACCTCTTCATTGATTCAAGTAATAATCCGATGTTTAGTGGCGCTAACCTTCAGCCTTCTCTCTACCTCCTCTAGTATGAAAATCAATAGACGGGACGAAGATTGAACACGTTACATGGAATACAAAAGATATCACAATAGGAGCTAAGCACACAAGGAAAAGTTCATTGCGGGCAATAAGCACGTTTAGTAAGGTGTACATGATTTTGCATCTATGAATAGCGAATACATCGAAAAGTTATCAACATAGGTTGTTTCCATTATTCCTTGCAAGAGTAAAAATAGCGCTATATGAATTATGTGCATGACTACTCTAGGCTTCACCATGACTGGGCTTCCCGACCTCTCAGGAGCTTAGTTAAAAACCAAGAAGGCATGTTTCAGTAACGTACTTCTCAACTCACGTCATCATTTCTCATGAGGTGTAATATATATGATTTACTTCTTTTGAAAAACGTTACCCCACACGTCATTCATTGTCTACACTAGCATCAGATGTCAATTATCTTAAATGGCTGCATAGCCTGTTAACTGGCCTAATAGATTAGTATCATTCTTACTCAAACTTGACACCCTCACCCTTAACTCTATCAGTTCTGAATAACAATTTTCTCTCACGATTACGGAAAAATCAAAAGTAAGCGTCTTAAGTTCTGTTGTACGAACTTCTTAAGTATTGATTTGAACACGTTACATGgaatacaaaagagatcacattAGGAGCTTAGCACACAAGGAAAAGTTCATTGCGGGCAATAAGCACGGTTAGTAAGGTATACATGATTTTGCATCTATGAATAGCGAATACATAGACAAGTTATTTTGTTACTTCTCTATTGAAGGTAGCCTACAACTCGTATGCCAGCCATCTACCTGGTCAGCATCGTGCGATTCTTTCGGTCCCTTCCAATGGCACCATTCACTTACATTAATTGACGTATTGCCCCTTAGATTCACCACGAAAAATCGTGACTGAAACTGAACTAATTCTCTTTTCATTACACTCACCtcatcttgaataaaaaatttttaaactttgtttttccacagaatatatttataattacacgaccatggtttcgacgctccgcgtcattctcaagcgacAAGTACAGTGGTTCAACATCCTTAAATACCTTACATATAACCAGAGCGAGTGGGGGGGGTGACTGtagacttgggggggggggtaggagggtggaaggggaggggaggggatgggtcTTCCCCTGGTCGTAAAACCATGGGGGAGTgggaggatggggaggtaggtaGAGCTGATGCATGCAAGCTGACTAACTCatctattattttttccactttttttataaaaatatgaaaatataataatttaaaaagcaaTAGTAAAATCCATATGCAtctataaatttataataaataaggAAAGTCATAATAATTTAGTATTTTGCTCCACTTTactatcctgaaattttcagtaatcaACCAGAAATTTCATTAGAGCTAATTTTTTGTCGCAACGTTCTTCGCTGCTTTTAAAAAAACGACATTTCAGCAAAGATCCGACGAATTGTACTTGTGCCTACTTCTTTCCAAACTCTTTCCTTTACAATCATCACTAAACCTAGACCGATGTACTAAAATTTTACGAATACTATTAACCTCCATATTTATTTGGAAGCTGAATCAACTAGCAAAATGCATCTGTAATTTATAAGCAAAAACGAAGAAACcacaatatttttagtttttcctaATTTTCACGCTAAGGAACTCACGGGCTTCTTTCGAAAATGTTCACAGTAATCtaatttttttccgcgatcgGATACACGCATATCCGCGCAAAGCACTCGCGTACGTCACACTTATATCCGTTCTTATATTTGAGGGCGGCGGATTCTATTCACCTCATCTATTAATTCTATATTTGATTATCTGAATGTACGAAAATAGGATTTAACAccaattttactttcattttcaatttttatacatttcgaCGAAATaaagacccatatttttccgtttttcgatacGTCGCCCACTTTTCGAACTATTCGCGATGAATTATTGACGGCcgtaaccctttcgcagatacgttgatgacgtcacgagctcaccCCGAGTCATTATTGTAATATTATAATCGTTGAGGACCAAGTACCTCTACGATTGGGATCGAACTAGAAAATACCTCTCGGTGACGTCATGACTCATCTCGGTACATTAAAAACCAGGGACAACTAGCTGACAACTGTCATAGGTTCCTCAGGTAAAAATATCGTAAGCGAGACGTCAGTGTGTTCGTGCTGAAACCAACTGACCCAATGGCAGAGTGAAgcgtattttgaatttttttccgttgGTTCCGTGAGTGCTCAGCAGTactcccacccccacccccattCGAATCTAGTCTCGAGCATGAATGACTATGAAGaaaatacatttatgaaattCCCGTCATTTTTCTTAGCGATTCCttgcgatgaaaataaaattttgaaataatcataTTGATATCTTAAGtttttaaccccttccacttctaTAACTAAAGTTTATTCTGGCAAATAAAAGGGTGCTCCCATGTAGAATCGTTGTGATAAACAAGGCCGTGGCGAGCGGGAAGGATTAGGGTGTACAAACCCCCATCCccctgaaatatttgaaattcactGTCTAAAGTGAACCACCTTCAAATTCACCCCCCTCCAAGGTGTGACATTCCGCACCGAAATCAAACAGCACTGATCATTTGAATGTTCGCACAGTATTCAGCAGGGAAATAAGCGATCAAAGAAGACCGCAATGAACTCTCAATTGCAACTCCAGGGCGATATCTGCTCGCATTTCTCATCGCCCTTAATCGCCTCATTCCTACAAACTGTCAACCCCTTTCTTTTCACGCCGATGGATCAGATAATGAATAGCTGGTTAGCGGTGGATGAAACACCTACTCACTACCAAACAACTACCGGACTCATTTAAACCAGTGATTTCCAGTTGAGACAGCGAGGGGAAGAGTCAAACAAAAGCAAAGTAATGGAGGATGGAAATAAATCATCGAGAGCCTAAAGTAGCGTACAAGTCACTTTTGACAGCCTGACAAGTTTTAGATAATGTGATGTGTTCTCGATATGGCTCGCGAATGGGCTGTGAGATTCCGACAAAAACCACATCATTGCTAGGGTTCAAAATAAGCCCGTCGGAATAAAAACTTGGCTCGTGTAGTCGCAACTCACTTGCTGATCATCCATGTTCCTCATGCCGACCCTCATAAATAGAGGATACTTAACAAAATCTTTTAACGGATCTTCTGTTTTAATATAACATATTTTCCACAGATATTCACTGAACCCGTTTGATGCGTTTCCCTGTGTTTGAGGATTGTGCCACATGGTAACATTTCAAACTGCTGTAAACACTGTTGCAAACACAAAAAATCGCATCATGTGAATTTAATGAGTACAATTATAGGGAAAATATATATAGCGAGGTCAGTGATTAATTTTCACCGGAACGGCACCTCTGAGGGAAAATTGGGTATTATAATTCGGCGCTGCGAGGTGAGAAAGTTTATGACGAAGGCAACATTTTTTCCCAATTCAAGTCTGACCCAAGATAATTTAATTAAGCGAATGGTTGAAGTAAAGTTAATACGATTTGATTGCATTTGTGAGTACAGTAAAAAATAGGGTTAGTGGTAGTTTagtggggccaagaaatggtcaggtatactggaccgaagggcgaccctttttcaaaccctttctcgggctctcagagataatccgggtcctcgggaGACGGGCGTCACAGCATGAGATAACCGCTGACGATATGACCTATCGTAGTACAcattttactttactaatgccagtacttggaggtaaacaaatACGCCTATCCCGACGCCCGTCtcccgaggacccggattatctctgagagcccgagaaagggttcgaaaaagggtcgcccttcggtccagtatacctgaccatttcttggccccacgaAAGTACCACTAACCAAAAATAGCTTTAAACatgtcatcgttttttttttaatattaggtaaTCGGAAGTTTTGAGGGGGCGACTTATCTTTGAAAATCATGCGTGGATTTAATGCGTGAGTATGCCCTCCGGtatctaaaattttagaaattacgcATCAAGCGAGGTCACATTTCAACAGTGCTAATTTATAAATTCCAAACATCGAACCAGAAACAATACTTGACACCAATTTAATGTTTCAGTTTTCAAAGCAGAGCCAGACCTTCCTCCGAGTGTGTCCATCCTTGCGGAGAGGGAAAAGAGGAAGGAGGCGAAGGACCGCCAAGGGGTTGAAGCGGGGGCCAATGGGGGCGAGGGAGAGGCTCCGAGGGGCAACGAATTCGGTCGTCAGCTGGTGAGGCTCATCACCAACAAAGGCTACCTTCTGCTGCTCGCATCGTACGGCATCAACACCGGAGTCTTCTACGCCATTTCCACGCTACTCAACCAAATCGTTCTCCCGTATTACGAAGTGAGTTGGATGCCACTTTTGatacttatatttttgttaaatttacgATTTTATCTCATTAGTTTAACAACCTTGATTCCTAAAAAAAATTAGACTCTTCTTTATTCAaccaattttttcaagaaaactaAATCTTAGTAAAATTCCTAGGTTTTTCCAAAAGAATAGGTTAATTTAACATAAcctcataatatttaatataatcttaattaataataagttaatttaatataatatcatTCCATTCCTATAAAATAATCAAggttatttctgaaaaaaatacataataccaCCACCATCATTTccctttaattttcaatatttttttgcgttgtatttaaaaagttttctctAAGCCTTCAATGTGAAAATGTCATATTACCATCaagtaactatttatttttaattccatccAGGGCCACGAGGAAGACGTTGGACGAATAGGACTTACGATAGTGGTGGCTGGAATGGGTGGATCAGTGATAAGTGGTCTCATTCTGGATAAAACGCATAAATTCAAgtgagtaaaatgaattaaataaaaaattacatttaaaaatccaagaaaaattccATGAGTGCTGACAGAGAGATATGATCTAAATGAGTAACTCATTGGTCCTAGGTAAGACAAATCATGGACAATTAATAATTAGAACCCATCAAGTAATGTACCAAAAAGGACCAATATTGACGGCTGCATAAACCTAAAAGAAAGCCTCAAAACTGGACCTAGAGACCATAGTATCGCGACAAAATTAACAATAACTGAAACTAAACAGAAGGTTTAATTACAGCTAACTGGTTTCTTCATCAACATAactggatgaaataaaaatattcagcaaaataaaaatagaaaaaagatgtATCAGCACTATTGCATGCAAGCTGAAAACACTCCATAGGTGATTAAGCTGTTCTTTAGACTTAGACTCACCCAGAAGTTTTAATGATTGTTTTGATGAGTCACTAACGGAAAGTCTCATTTCAAGTTGGCTATCAATCAAGCCCAGAGAAATGTGTCGATTGGGTCTTGGAAAGAAGACGGGTTTTGGTGTGCTTCTTGACTGATTGGATCCCTTTTGACAGAGCAAGAATACTTTTTAGCCTCCATTATTCATGATAGTTTGTTTACTTGAAGTTTTAGCAATAAAAGCCTATCCCTGCGAAAGCCCGGAAAAGACTTTTTGAATGTATAAAGATAAATCAAATTCTTTAATCTCACTTATAACATTCATAGTAActatattaaacaataaaatcaTGCAGAGTTATTtaataagaattaaattaaatttttacaaaatatactcATGGCAGAACATCTAGGTAATTAAGTGTATGCTCCTTTTTTACAGGGAAATAACATTAGCTCTCTATGCTCTCTCCCTGGCTGGAATGGCAGTTTACACCTTCACACTAAACTGTGGATATATTGCAGTGGTTTACCTGGCAGCTGGTCTATTAGGGTAAGTTGAGAAAAGAAATTCTAACTTCATCACCAAAAAATTACATGATAGTACCATCATTACAAACTGAAATTTTGCCGAAATTTAAGTTTCATTAGCTGCAAAAGGATAACTGACATTACAGAAAAAACTTGGTTTGATTAATTTCTACGATATTTGCCCCAGGTGGATTGCATATAATATATCTGAGATGATATTAAAGATAATAACTTGATGAGGCACAAATGACTCTCATTAGAGATTAGTGGAGGGAATATGAAActgtattatataaatattaataaatactcCAGTAGTAACACCGATACTCTATCAAAAAATTTCCAACAGTTACCATTTGAAAATAGATGTAAAATGGCTCAGTTGAGATGTAGGAGAGATATGAAACTGAGGTTCTTCATCTGCAACTTCAGTTCCATATCTGACCGATTTCAAGTCTGATTTCCGCAGGGAATTggttagaaatttttaaagggtAAGAATACATGAACATTTTAGAAATGTGTACAAGGGAattatcaaatacaattttttttaaatatatcatggCAAAAATGTGGGAAGAAGGATATTTATAAGAATTCTGAATTCTTCaaagaaattctttgaaaatgggTGAGACTTTCAGAAGGTATTTAAGTAAAAAAGGACCCATAGAGTATCATAATGCCAAACATGTATGGGATTCATTACGCCAaatcttataattattattaattaattattaacataaattataatttataaggAAAAACTGAgtgaaatatgcaaaaattacacaaaaaccgcaagtttttttaattatgaaaaccCAGTCGCAAGATAACCAATCATCTACTACATAAAATCTAAATGAATATCAAATATTGCAGAGTGGTGCTTCAAGCACATGATAAAAAATCCCATCAACATTATATAGTGGCATATCTCATATCAATACTCAGATGTAAATGTCACTGAGTGCAAATGAAGTGATGCAACAAAGCCACAATGATAAGGGGTAATGAGTCAAATCACACAACAACAGTATTCACACCAACCACTCTGGATGGTAAAATAACGTGGGGGATTGGCATATTAAATCAATTACATGTTAGACATAAAGGAATTGAAAAACTATTAggcttttttgataaaaatatatgcatatatgcgtattcttttgtttttacattCATGCCAActtgataattaaaattattccatacTGTATTTATAAAGGTTTTTCATGACCGGATACCTACCTGTCGGCTTCGAGTTTGCAGCTGAATTGACTCATCCTGAACCAGAGGGCACAACTGTAGGAATTCTGAATGCAGTGGTGCAAGTTTTTGGAATAACTTTCACCACTGTATATGGCCAAGTCCTTAATGCAACCGGTGATCTTGTGGCAAACCTCACCCTGGCAGGGGCCCTTACTTTTGGTCTAGTATTGACTGTATTCATTCCATCAGATCTTAGGAGGCAAGCAGCATTTGCAAAAGGGCATCAGAGTTCTCCCAAACATTGAGTTGGGTACCAAATTCCTGAGAAAACATAGCACACATAAGGCCAAAGGTAAAAACCATATCAAAATGATAAGCATCatgatgcattgaaaatttatccTGACACTGAAGAGATCACATACAATATGTgcaaacaaagacaataaaattaTGCTCTGGGCTACCTAAATGCAGAAGAATACATTGACATAAGAGGTATCACATTCAAATGCTCACGTAGGCCTATAGCGATGCATTTCCTAGAACAAATGATTATTCTTTTTCTCCAAAAGATAGATAGGGTGAATGTATCAAAAGTAAGGTTAAAGTGTTAAggttgaaaaatatagaaaatgtttcatatatttttagtaaattatgAGCACTTCCTTTGCACTGTCATGCAGTTTTAATTTGTACATTACATTTTCCATGACTATGGAGTATTGGGAAAAATTCATATTCCAgcctttaaattttaaagcagGCAAAAGCTTCAAAAATAGTCTTCCTGTAAAAAAGAGTTCTAAATTGTAACACAGAATTGACAATATTAGGCTATAGCTAATCCatgataagaaaattttaatatacctGACCTTACACTCTATGAGAAAACCTACTTGgggtaaatgataaaaattatgaatgaaatatttttaatagatcaCTGAAGTCTTCTATGATTGGTAATTAGTAAGAAAATCTTACGTGAGTTCTGACAATACAATTCATTCACCCCaagtaatataatttataatcgCAACTGTTAGAATACTATTTACTGTTTTCCACAAAACGAATGAaggaataaattttggaaatgaagctattaaaattaatgatggTCAAAATTATTATCCAGCATCATGCAAGTAATTCATTGTTGCTCTATGTGTAAGTGTTCTTAGCtcagaaaatgtgatttttttaattgtgatacATGTGATAGTTTATTTGAGCAGGTGTCCCACTAGGTGGTGGGCCAGCCATTGAGatgtaaatgtgaaaattatattgttaACGGAGTCTATTAACGATTTTAATGCATATGGAAGTGAGCAATTATGTTAATCATTTTGTTCCTGCTGAGATTCTAGGGCATACAGTAAAAGCCAGGTTATTCCGGACAGAAAATATATCATAACTATTCACATAACAAAAAACCCAGGGGGTTCTCATTGCACAGCAGTTTCCCTTGTCACTATATGATGGTCAATATGCACAAAGTTCTCGACATACAGAATTAGTGAGCACCGACATACACAAAAAAAAACCTCTTAAAACCCTCAAAGCctttaaatcattaaattactCTTCTATACATTCCATTTCTCCAGGGTTGCATGTATGAAAAATACTCAATGTTGCCTAATGTTATTTGTTTCACTTTGATAAGAGAATAGTTATGACTATTtggtaagaataaaataattatatacctATTCATCTGAATTGGATACAAAAGAATGTCTAACCTCTATAGAATGTCAAGTATTTTATTTCCAGAGAAGAATTAAATGCTCCAGGTGCAAAGAGATAATCTTAAAGATGATGCAATGTAAAACTAGAAGTattaattttgtacaaaaatgGGCTTTTGCTGTATGTTGATTACAGAAGAAAGACTCTGACATATGACACTTCATCTTCAGTCAacatcattgaaattttattatgaaaaaatagaatctgcaaaactaaaaaataaaaaaatgaaaactgttaTACTTTAGCAAAATACTTTAACAAACCAAATATGTTGCATTTCAATATTCCAGAAATAGTGACTGTATGGGATCAACTTTAGTTTTAGAGAGTAATGACTAATTATTTCATGAAGGAATGCACAAATGCTGTAATATATTTCTGTGCTATTTTGTAACTAATTTTGTTATTACATAGGTTTAGTTTAGTTATTCTGTTATACCTAATTTGGTcataagtgccaaaatgatatttttattggtatCTGTGATATTAGAAGATCAGAATTATCTTGATGTTGTGTAAATGTGAACTAGGGATAAGATGTTGATGTGACTATTGTAAAAAAAAGCTGTTTATGTCTCATATGTAGGTTTAC
It encodes the following:
- the LOC124157914 gene encoding uncharacterized MFS-type transporter C09D4.1, with translation MPSEKEPGNEAPTSIKLYRRRWFILAIFVAFSASNAAQWIQYSIVSNVITNYYGVESLAVDWTSMIYMITYIPFIFPASWLIEKKGLRTTTMIGSIGNCVGSWIKVLSVSPDRFYVTFIGQSIVAVSQVFVLSVPARLAAVWFGPEQVSSACAIGVFGNQLGIALGFLIPPMIVKNSENFDEIGHDLTVMFYAFAATTTVICLLIIIFFKAEPDLPPSVSILAEREKRKEAKDRQGVEAGANGGEGEAPRGNEFGRQLVRLITNKGYLLLLASYGINTGVFYAISTLLNQIVLPYYEGHEEDVGRIGLTIVVAGMGGSVISGLILDKTHKFKEITLALYALSLAGMAVYTFTLNCGYIAVVYLAAGLLGFFMTGYLPVGFEFAAELTHPEPEGTTVGILNAVVQVFGITFTTVYGQVLNATGDLVANLTLAGALTFGLVLTVFIPSDLRRQAAFAKGHQSSPKH